The following proteins are encoded in a genomic region of Allorhizobium pseudoryzae:
- a CDS encoding ABC transporter permease, translating to MSYPAISISRDGMRRLLRGNSARRYAMLPSIMLVVPLAAILLVAFVYPVAGLVNMSFNNGAEAYHRLISESLYLDVLWTTVSLSFAVAALCLLIGYPVAYAMAQARPTIATVIAGCVLVPLWTSVLIRSYAWIVLLQRNGIANDIIQALGLSDQPLKLLYTQGAVIVAMTHVLLPFAILPIYSTLKTLPVELRRAAASLGASPIRAFIFVTLPLSLPGVFAATILTFVLALGFYITPALVGGPGSMLMATLIGQQTTVLLDWPFAAALSTVLLALTIAIVTVFRRALMFSKGFSGVF from the coding sequence ATGAGCTATCCGGCAATCTCTATCTCCCGTGACGGGATGCGGCGCCTCTTGCGCGGCAACTCGGCACGCCGCTACGCAATGTTGCCATCCATCATGCTGGTTGTCCCGCTTGCCGCGATCTTACTGGTCGCCTTCGTCTATCCGGTGGCGGGTCTGGTGAACATGAGCTTCAACAACGGGGCCGAAGCCTATCACCGCCTGATCAGCGAAAGCCTCTATCTGGACGTGTTGTGGACCACAGTCTCCTTGTCCTTTGCGGTGGCCGCTCTGTGCCTGCTCATCGGCTATCCGGTCGCCTATGCCATGGCGCAGGCAAGGCCGACAATTGCCACCGTTATTGCCGGCTGCGTGCTGGTTCCCCTTTGGACGTCGGTTTTGATCCGCTCTTACGCCTGGATCGTTCTCCTCCAGAGAAACGGTATTGCCAACGACATTATCCAGGCATTGGGGCTGTCGGACCAGCCGCTCAAGCTGCTCTACACGCAAGGCGCCGTGATCGTGGCCATGACGCATGTTCTCCTGCCCTTCGCAATTTTGCCAATCTACTCGACACTGAAGACTTTGCCTGTCGAGCTTCGCCGCGCGGCAGCATCCTTGGGTGCCAGTCCGATCCGTGCCTTTATCTTTGTCACACTTCCCTTGAGTTTGCCCGGGGTGTTTGCCGCAACAATCCTCACCTTCGTGCTGGCACTCGGTTTCTACATCACACCCGCCCTCGTTGGCGGACCCGGGTCAATGCTCATGGCAACGCTGATCGGTCAGCAGACAACTGTCTTGCTGGATTGGCCCTTCGCCGCAGCACTGTCCACCGTGCTTCTCGCACTGACCATCGCCATCGTTACGGTGTTTCGCCGTGCACTCATGTTCAGCAAAGGATTCAGCGGTGTATTTTGA
- a CDS encoding ABC transporter ATP-binding protein, giving the protein MREPDLIGQTLSLFGVQKRYGPTWAVQDASIDIAAGEFVSIVGPSGSGKTTLLSMIAGFEVPSAGTLHVGHVDVTHIPANRRNIGMVFQRYALFPHMTVQANVEFPLRMRGLKRRSDARSKVEALLDLVQLRALAGRYPHQLSGGQQQRVALARALVFDPPVILMDEPLGALDKKLRGAMQIEIKRMQERLGATVIYVTHDQEEALTMSDRVVVMRDGLIEQQGTPAELYRSPETAFVADFIGTVNFVPARIYAVNAHAVSLDVAGCAALVVPFKNLRAKGLATGATCRLAIRPEHLTLIPFETTADGDLTGRLETVIFLGAHTTALVRLDDAASTVVSVQMNASAIDLPAKGDRVALRFAEHMPLLFPHDGEVTA; this is encoded by the coding sequence GTGAGGGAACCAGATTTGATTGGTCAAACATTGAGCCTTTTCGGCGTTCAGAAACGCTATGGCCCGACTTGGGCCGTCCAGGATGCCAGCATTGACATTGCCGCCGGCGAGTTCGTTTCGATCGTCGGCCCCTCCGGATCCGGCAAGACCACCTTGTTGTCGATGATTGCCGGCTTCGAGGTGCCATCTGCCGGGACACTGCATGTCGGTCATGTCGATGTCACTCATATACCCGCCAATCGCCGAAACATCGGCATGGTGTTTCAACGTTATGCGCTCTTCCCTCACATGACCGTCCAGGCAAACGTCGAATTTCCCTTGCGAATGCGCGGGCTCAAGAGACGCTCAGACGCGCGAAGCAAGGTTGAGGCTCTTCTCGACCTCGTCCAGCTGCGCGCCCTTGCCGGGCGTTATCCCCATCAATTGTCCGGCGGTCAGCAGCAGCGCGTGGCCCTTGCCCGCGCGCTGGTGTTCGATCCACCGGTCATCCTCATGGATGAACCGCTCGGGGCACTGGACAAGAAGTTGCGTGGGGCCATGCAGATCGAGATCAAGCGCATGCAGGAGCGCTTGGGCGCCACTGTAATTTACGTCACTCATGACCAGGAAGAGGCATTGACCATGTCCGATCGGGTTGTCGTCATGCGCGACGGTCTGATTGAACAGCAAGGCACGCCTGCTGAGCTTTACCGATCCCCCGAAACAGCCTTCGTCGCCGACTTCATCGGCACCGTCAACTTCGTCCCCGCCCGGATCTATGCGGTGAACGCTCACGCGGTCTCTCTGGACGTCGCCGGCTGCGCGGCGCTTGTCGTGCCTTTCAAGAATCTTCGCGCCAAAGGTCTAGCGACAGGCGCAACATGCCGGCTTGCCATCAGACCCGAACATTTAACGCTCATTCCCTTCGAGACGACGGCTGACGGCGACCTCACTGGACGCCTCGAAACGGTTATCTTCCTCGGGGCCCATACGACCGCTTTGGTGCGACTTGATGATGCCGCATCGACCGTCGTCAGCGTGCAAATGAATGCCAGTGCGATCGATTTGCCCGCCAAAGGTGATCGGGTTGCGCTGCGATTTGCCGAACACATGCCACTTCTTTTTCCGCATGATGGCGAGGTGACGGCATGA
- a CDS encoding acetolactate synthase catalytic subunit, whose amino-acid sequence MSIKGRQETVAERVAQSLVRHEVKFIFAQSLPSAVILAAEAGGIQQISYRQENMGGAMADGYARLSGKVGVVAAQNGPAATLLVAPLAEALKASIPVLALVQDVERDQTDKNAFQDIDQIGLFQACTKWVRRVGVEHRIEDYIDAAFTAAASGRPGPVALLLPADLLRAPMPEDSLSRRHNLGAWPLDRQVPQRAALEEAADLIANARAPVVVAGGGVHGARAYEALAALQDIASLPVCTTNMGKGAVSEDHPLSLGVIGSLTGPRSLGRHTSRFVKEADVVLLIGTRTNQNGTDSWKQIGRQAKVIHIDTDPCEIGRNYEALRLVGDARETIEVLVTCLKQRDLTRSAARRPKLEQDIEASWKSFEADRLDVYQSEAAPIRPERVMQALQPWLEKGLITVADASYSSMWILGQLRARQAGPQFVTPRGLAGLGWGVPLAMGAKLAKPDRPVVAVVGDGGFAHSWAEIETMIRHGIAVTTIVLNNGILGFQKDAETVKFGRYTSACHFAPVDHWRIAEACGCEGVRVDQADQLQTAIDGAISSQAPCLIEVIADPAAHPPLSLFAGMDSAA is encoded by the coding sequence ATGAGCATTAAAGGAAGACAGGAAACAGTTGCCGAAAGGGTTGCCCAATCGCTGGTGCGCCATGAGGTGAAATTCATCTTTGCCCAGAGCCTGCCGTCCGCCGTCATTCTTGCGGCAGAGGCCGGAGGCATCCAGCAGATCTCCTACCGGCAGGAAAACATGGGCGGTGCGATGGCGGATGGCTATGCGCGGCTGTCTGGCAAGGTCGGCGTCGTCGCCGCCCAGAACGGCCCTGCGGCCACCTTGCTGGTGGCACCCTTGGCGGAGGCGTTGAAGGCGAGCATTCCTGTGCTCGCGCTGGTTCAGGATGTGGAGCGCGATCAGACGGATAAGAACGCCTTCCAGGATATCGACCAGATCGGCCTCTTCCAGGCCTGCACCAAATGGGTTCGTCGCGTCGGTGTGGAACACCGTATCGAGGATTATATCGATGCGGCCTTTACAGCGGCGGCCTCCGGGCGTCCGGGCCCGGTTGCTCTGCTCTTGCCGGCTGATCTGCTGCGTGCACCCATGCCTGAGGATTCGCTTTCGCGCCGTCACAATCTGGGTGCATGGCCGCTTGATCGCCAGGTGCCACAGCGCGCAGCACTGGAGGAAGCGGCTGACCTGATTGCCAATGCCCGGGCACCCGTTGTCGTGGCGGGCGGCGGTGTCCATGGCGCACGCGCGTACGAGGCGCTTGCCGCGCTGCAGGACATCGCGTCTCTTCCCGTGTGCACAACCAACATGGGCAAGGGTGCGGTCAGCGAGGATCATCCGTTATCGCTCGGTGTGATCGGATCGCTGACGGGTCCAAGATCGCTCGGGCGACACACAAGCCGGTTCGTGAAGGAGGCGGACGTCGTGCTGTTGATCGGGACCCGAACCAATCAGAACGGCACGGACAGCTGGAAACAGATCGGGCGACAGGCAAAGGTCATCCACATCGACACAGATCCTTGCGAGATCGGCCGCAATTACGAAGCCTTACGCCTGGTTGGAGATGCCCGCGAAACGATTGAGGTGCTTGTGACATGCCTCAAGCAGCGCGATTTGACACGATCTGCCGCCCGGCGCCCCAAACTCGAACAGGATATCGAAGCCTCATGGAAGTCCTTTGAGGCCGATCGTCTCGACGTTTATCAATCGGAGGCGGCACCGATCCGACCGGAGCGGGTGATGCAGGCATTACAGCCTTGGCTTGAGAAGGGCCTGATCACTGTCGCCGATGCCAGTTACTCATCGATGTGGATCCTCGGTCAATTACGGGCGCGCCAGGCAGGGCCACAATTTGTCACGCCGCGGGGCCTCGCTGGACTGGGATGGGGTGTCCCATTGGCCATGGGTGCGAAGCTTGCAAAGCCGGATAGACCTGTGGTTGCTGTCGTCGGTGATGGTGGATTTGCCCATAGCTGGGCAGAGATCGAGACAATGATCCGCCACGGCATCGCGGTCACCACGATTGTCCTGAACAACGGCATCCTCGGATTTCAAAAGGATGCCGAGACGGTGAAGTTCGGGCGGTATACGAGCGCCTGCCATTTTGCGCCGGTCGATCATTGGCGCATCGCGGAAGCCTGCGGATGCGAAGGAGTTCGCGTGGATCAGGCGGATCAACTGCAAACGGCGATTGACGGGGCCATCAGTTCGCAGGCGCCGTGCTTGATCGAGGTTATCGCTGATCCGGCAGCGCATCCGCCTCTGTCGCTTTTTGCCGGAATGGACTCGGCCGCATGA
- a CDS encoding GntR family transcriptional regulator, which yields MTATGERSDMPSNLGSAAYDEMKDRLMRGTYRPGTKLTVRLVADTLGVSSTPARDAINRLAAEAALAYAGPKTVVVPVLTEADLHEITAVRIALEGLAAEQAVKSATSADVDKLVSIQMLINSALDASRYEDALSHNKEFHFLVYRLSGFRNLVAMIETQWLRVGPSFHDLYPEFALERQGVRNHEMAMEALADRDGNALRAAFENDIREGSRRLRKAIGERRQRHR from the coding sequence ATGACAGCAACCGGTGAGCGCAGCGACATGCCGAGCAATCTCGGCAGTGCCGCCTACGACGAGATGAAAGACCGTTTAATGCGCGGCACCTACAGGCCAGGAACAAAGTTGACCGTGCGCCTTGTCGCCGACACGCTGGGCGTGAGTTCGACACCGGCCAGAGACGCGATCAACCGCCTGGCTGCTGAAGCGGCACTCGCCTACGCTGGACCGAAGACAGTCGTGGTCCCGGTTCTGACGGAAGCGGATCTGCACGAAATCACAGCAGTCCGTATCGCGCTTGAAGGACTTGCCGCGGAGCAGGCCGTGAAATCAGCGACTTCGGCGGATGTCGATAAACTTGTATCTATTCAAATGCTTATAAATTCAGCGCTCGATGCGAGCCGATATGAGGACGCACTTAGCCACAACAAGGAGTTTCACTTCCTGGTCTATCGACTGTCGGGCTTTCGCAATCTGGTTGCCATGATCGAGACGCAGTGGCTGCGGGTCGGACCGTCTTTTCACGATCTTTATCCTGAGTTCGCGCTGGAGCGACAAGGTGTGAGAAATCACGAAATGGCGATGGAAGCACTCGCCGATCGCGACGGCAACGCGCTCCGCGCGGCGTTCGAAAATGACATCCGCGAGGGGAGCCGGCGGTTACGCAAAGCCATCGGAGAAAGACGACAGCGACACAGATAA
- a CDS encoding SDR family NAD(P)-dependent oxidoreductase produces MTKEIRQRVALVSGGGSGIGLAIVKQLLAAGFHVGFFGRSREKIRTAEAELRTHTTGAKFLGLTGDVSSKAEIAEIVGETTERFGPIDTLVYSAGISPKIADGMTAVPFNALSVEEWNAVLATNLTGAMVCCQALLPQMMERRFGRVVFVGSIAARTVPRLAGTAYAASKAGLSGLARSLIATASGTGVTINTIAPGHIVTEMTGGQAGQHNPDAISRIPVGRLGLPEDVASMVRYLVSENAGFVNGAVIDVNGGEFTPL; encoded by the coding sequence ATGACGAAGGAGATCCGGCAGCGCGTGGCATTGGTGAGCGGCGGCGGGTCGGGAATTGGCCTTGCCATCGTCAAGCAGCTGCTCGCTGCCGGGTTTCATGTCGGCTTTTTCGGGCGCAGTCGCGAGAAGATCCGCACTGCGGAAGCAGAACTGCGAACGCACACGACAGGCGCCAAATTCCTGGGTTTGACGGGTGACGTTTCTTCCAAGGCAGAGATTGCCGAGATTGTGGGAGAGACTACAGAGCGGTTTGGCCCGATCGATACCTTAGTATACTCGGCTGGCATTTCACCGAAGATAGCAGACGGGATGACCGCTGTGCCTTTCAACGCGCTTTCGGTTGAGGAATGGAACGCGGTGCTGGCAACGAACCTGACGGGGGCGATGGTGTGCTGCCAGGCCCTTTTGCCACAAATGATGGAAAGACGCTTTGGCCGGGTGGTTTTCGTTGGATCGATTGCGGCGCGCACGGTGCCGCGACTTGCGGGGACAGCCTATGCCGCATCGAAAGCCGGTTTGAGCGGCCTTGCAAGATCCTTGATCGCCACCGCCTCCGGCACCGGGGTGACCATCAATACGATTGCGCCTGGCCATATTGTGACGGAGATGACAGGCGGCCAGGCCGGCCAGCACAATCCGGATGCAATAAGCCGAATTCCGGTGGGACGATTGGGCCTTCCTGAGGACGTGGCATCCATGGTGAGGTATTTGGTGTCCGAAAACGCCGGGTTCGTCAATGGCGCGGTGATCGACGTGAATGGCGGAGAATTCACCCCGCTTTGA
- a CDS encoding aspartate aminotransferase family protein: MRAQKVFPAGVTRATIERDPHPIYIRSGEGAYVTDIDGKRYLDLNNNFTTLIHGHCFAPVSDAVLRQVREGSCFANPTPHEIALAELLVERICAAERIRFVNTGTEAVMFAIKAARTFTGKPAIARFVGAYHGAYDWAEMGQNGRVGHPGNGSAASPGYGGQPQAVADDVILLDFNDGETTEDLIISNAGRLAAILVDPMPSRAGLLAPKPGFLARLSRLAAEHGILVIADEVLNLRQGYSGASPRYGLCPDLVTAGKIIGGGLPIGAICGRQDVMSVFGSSDGATRLSQGGTFSANPLSMVAGLAAMQSLQATDFQRLEALGDDLRHRLAQVARKHGARFCVNGAASLFRIHARADIPTRYADAVETAQQGEISRSLVRHFREHGILLPMGAAACLSTPMGHQEIDLIVSVFDDFLDEHPEWQEAASQ; encoded by the coding sequence ATGCGCGCCCAAAAGGTATTTCCCGCTGGCGTGACGCGAGCAACGATCGAACGGGATCCCCATCCGATTTATATTCGTTCGGGGGAGGGGGCCTATGTGACCGACATCGATGGCAAGCGCTACCTCGACTTGAACAACAATTTCACGACGCTGATCCATGGCCACTGCTTTGCACCGGTGAGCGATGCTGTGTTGCGTCAAGTGCGGGAGGGGTCCTGCTTTGCCAATCCGACACCGCATGAGATCGCGCTAGCCGAACTTCTGGTGGAGCGGATCTGTGCTGCCGAACGCATTCGTTTCGTCAATACGGGGACAGAAGCGGTCATGTTCGCAATCAAGGCTGCGCGAACATTTACGGGAAAGCCGGCCATTGCCCGCTTTGTCGGCGCCTATCATGGCGCCTATGACTGGGCGGAGATGGGGCAAAATGGAAGAGTCGGTCACCCGGGGAATGGCAGCGCGGCAAGTCCCGGCTATGGAGGGCAGCCGCAAGCCGTTGCCGATGATGTCATCCTGCTGGACTTCAATGACGGTGAAACCACAGAAGACCTCATCATTTCGAATGCGGGGCGATTGGCCGCCATTCTGGTTGATCCAATGCCCAGCCGGGCGGGCCTTCTGGCTCCTAAGCCTGGCTTTTTGGCGAGGCTGTCTAGACTGGCCGCTGAACACGGGATCCTCGTTATCGCCGACGAGGTTCTAAATCTTCGCCAGGGATATTCGGGGGCATCGCCGCGCTACGGGCTTTGCCCGGACCTGGTGACGGCCGGGAAGATCATTGGCGGCGGCCTGCCCATCGGCGCCATTTGCGGACGCCAGGATGTCATGTCGGTGTTCGGCAGTTCCGACGGAGCAACCCGGCTCTCACAAGGTGGGACTTTTTCTGCCAATCCCCTGTCGATGGTGGCGGGACTTGCGGCCATGCAATCCCTTCAGGCGACGGACTTTCAGCGTCTCGAGGCATTGGGCGACGACTTGCGGCACAGGCTTGCGCAGGTAGCGCGAAAACACGGCGCACGGTTCTGCGTCAATGGAGCCGCTTCGCTATTTCGGATTCACGCCAGGGCGGACATTCCAACCCGATATGCCGACGCAGTCGAGACTGCGCAGCAAGGGGAAATATCGCGTTCGCTGGTCCGGCATTTCCGAGAACACGGCATCTTGCTGCCGATGGGCGCGGCGGCGTGCCTATCGACACCGATGGGACATCAGGAGATTGATCTGATCGTTTCGGTTTTCGATGACTTTCTGGATGAACACCCGGAATGGCAGGAGGCAGCATCTCAATGA
- a CDS encoding ABC transporter permease, whose amino-acid sequence MSTQQFLAGAVLTLILVFLLLPTLIILPMSVSTTSYLQFPPEGLTLHWYEQYFSDPDWMAATWFSLRVALATSVLATFIGTLTALALSKGDLPFAGVVQAISISPLIVPHVVLGVALYLVFSPLHLTGTFFGFLISHTVLSVPFVVMSVTSSLQRLDPALELAALNCGANRFQTFWHVTLPNITTGIASGAVFAFLASFDEATVAFFISDIGGKPIGRKMFEDIDFNLSPVIAAASSVIVIASLCLIGLMHLVSTARINKKRKGEQPS is encoded by the coding sequence TTGTCAACGCAACAATTCCTGGCCGGCGCGGTGCTCACGCTGATCCTCGTGTTTCTCTTGCTTCCAACCCTGATCATTCTTCCGATGTCCGTGAGCACGACATCATACCTGCAGTTTCCGCCCGAAGGGCTGACCTTACATTGGTATGAACAATACTTCTCTGATCCGGATTGGATGGCCGCGACCTGGTTTAGCCTTCGTGTTGCTCTGGCCACCTCTGTCCTGGCAACATTTATCGGAACGTTGACGGCTCTGGCGCTGTCGAAAGGCGATCTCCCCTTTGCCGGCGTTGTCCAGGCCATTTCGATCAGCCCCTTGATCGTGCCGCATGTCGTTTTGGGCGTTGCGCTTTATCTCGTCTTCTCGCCATTGCATCTGACGGGCACGTTCTTCGGCTTTCTCATCAGCCATACGGTCTTGTCCGTCCCGTTCGTCGTCATGTCGGTCACCTCTTCGCTCCAGCGTCTCGATCCTGCTCTGGAACTGGCTGCGCTCAACTGCGGCGCCAATCGCTTTCAGACATTCTGGCATGTCACCTTGCCGAACATCACCACCGGTATCGCGTCCGGTGCTGTGTTTGCATTCCTGGCATCCTTCGATGAGGCAACGGTGGCCTTCTTCATCTCGGACATCGGTGGGAAACCGATCGGTCGCAAGATGTTCGAAGACATCGACTTCAACCTGAGCCCGGTCATTGCCGCCGCATCCAGCGTTATCGTCATCGCCTCGCTTTGCCTCATCGGCCTCATGCATCTCGTCTCAACCGCCCGCATCAACAAAAAGCGCAAAGGAGAACAGCCGTCATGA